Proteins encoded together in one Anomaloglossus baeobatrachus isolate aAnoBae1 chromosome 5 unlocalized genomic scaffold, aAnoBae1.hap1 SUPER_5_unloc_8, whole genome shotgun sequence window:
- the LOC142259323 gene encoding gastrula zinc finger protein XlCGF66.1-like: MDMDRDKMAERILHLTLEILFRLTGEDYTVVKKTSSERCQAPVSEGWGRPLSPITGPPPHPPIHEDINDQKILELTYKMTELLTGEVPIRCQDVTVYFSMEEWEYLEAHKDLYKDVMMEDPQPLTSPGNRQD, from the exons atggatatggacagggacaagatggcggagaggatattacacctcaccctagagatcctcttccggcttactggagag gattacacagtagtgaagaagacctctagtgagcgctgtcaggcccctgtgtctgagggatggggaagacccctgagcccaatcacggggcctccacctcaccccccgatacatgaggacatcaatgaccagaagatcctggaactcacctacaagatgactgagctgctgactggagag gttcctataaggtgtcaggacgtcaccgtctatttctccatggaggagtgggagtatttagaagcacACAAAgacctgtacaaggacgtcatgatggaggatccccagcccctcacatcaccaggtaatagacaggactaa